In the genome of Flexistipes sinusarabici DSM 4947, one region contains:
- a CDS encoding class II fumarate hydratase — translation MNYRIEKDNMGEMNVPQNAYWSAQTARANLNFQISDWKVPPEFIKTVAIVKMAAASTNNKLGLIDDERADAITKAAFEIINGKHDSEFPVDVFQTGSGTSTNMNVNEVIANRVSEIMSGEKGNKSLCHPNDDVNKGQSSNDVIPTAMHISAILTLEENMEKLQKLINALEKKEDEFKNIIKIGRTHLMDAVPVTLGQEFSGYKQQVKNAFARLKEAEKWLLELPLGGTALGTGLNTHPKFAEKAINEISEFTGISFRQAENLFEGIATKDAIVYFSGSLNSFAAGLMKISNDLRLMSSGPRCGIQEITLPSLQPGSSIMPGKVNPVIPESVIQVSAQVMGMHSTISIAGSSGLLDLNVMMPVIAYNLITSIKLLSSAAEHLGEKCINGITANEERCKELVEWSMAIVTPLAAKIGYDKAAEIAYEAFNSKETVKEVTRRKNILSEEELDDIFNPENMV, via the coding sequence ATGAATTACAGGATTGAAAAAGACAATATGGGAGAAATGAATGTCCCGCAAAATGCTTATTGGTCAGCACAGACGGCAAGAGCAAACCTTAATTTCCAAATAAGTGATTGGAAGGTGCCTCCGGAATTTATAAAAACAGTGGCAATTGTAAAAATGGCCGCAGCATCAACCAACAATAAACTTGGGCTTATCGATGATGAAAGAGCAGATGCAATAACAAAAGCTGCTTTTGAAATTATAAACGGGAAACACGATTCTGAATTTCCTGTCGATGTGTTTCAGACGGGCTCCGGAACCTCAACAAATATGAATGTCAATGAAGTAATTGCCAACAGAGTGAGTGAAATCATGAGTGGTGAAAAGGGAAACAAATCGCTCTGCCATCCGAACGACGATGTCAACAAGGGTCAATCCAGCAATGATGTCATCCCCACAGCTATGCACATCTCTGCTATCCTGACGCTTGAAGAAAATATGGAAAAATTGCAAAAGCTTATAAACGCCCTTGAAAAAAAAGAGGATGAATTTAAAAACATAATAAAAATCGGCAGAACTCATTTGATGGATGCCGTGCCTGTAACTCTCGGTCAGGAATTTTCCGGGTATAAACAGCAGGTAAAAAACGCGTTTGCAAGGTTAAAAGAAGCAGAAAAATGGCTTTTGGAACTGCCCCTCGGCGGAACAGCTTTGGGAACAGGATTAAACACCCACCCGAAATTTGCTGAAAAGGCAATTAATGAAATATCAGAATTCACAGGAATATCTTTTCGGCAGGCTGAAAATCTTTTTGAAGGGATTGCAACTAAAGACGCAATAGTTTATTTCAGCGGCAGTCTGAACTCTTTTGCAGCCGGACTGATGAAAATTTCAAATGACTTGCGCCTCATGAGCTCCGGCCCCCGGTGTGGAATACAGGAAATTACACTTCCTTCTCTTCAGCCGGGAAGCTCAATAATGCCGGGCAAAGTGAACCCTGTAATACCTGAATCGGTAATTCAGGTTTCAGCCCAGGTTATGGGAATGCATTCGACTATAAGCATAGCTGGAAGCAGTGGACTTCTGGATCTGAATGTAATGATGCCCGTAATCGCATACAACCTGATTACTTCAATCAAACTCCTTAGCAGTGCAGCGGAACATCTCGGCGAAAAATGTATTAACGGAATTACTGCGAATGAAGAGAGGTGCAAAGAGCTTGTGGAATGGTCAATGGCTATAGTAACACCTCTGGCAGCAAAAATTGGCTACGACAAAGCCGCGGAAATTGCTTATGAAGCATTTAACAGCAAGGAAACGGTAAAAGAGGTAACCAGGAGAAAAAATATTCTCAGCGAAGAAGAACTGGATGATATTTTTAATCCGGAGAATATGGTTTAA
- a CDS encoding peptidylprolyl isomerase — MFKVIVLCFFLIIGCGQQEANVTDDSKKAPAEEKSQVTQKKQPVLKINNNAYYVEDIINYAYYTLSEMNEENKNNPEVKKEIIENFIDHKLLLKKAENSGITVDDTKVKRVLDNFKSAFGKENLSTYTNKPVLDIRRLSNVIKEQLIIQKFLAEKLKNIKLEEKDLKNYYDEFVKRYKGVTLYHIYHLVADNAESAGKARQLMRQRHAFSDVAKKFSVGPLKEEGGDMGYVDISNYPAPFQQVKEMRIGSVSSVIKSDYGYHIFKLVDIKRNIRPDFKEIKSKLYSELFIKRQDELLDNLTKELRSNAKITISDNVSFVLSPKPPERSDN; from the coding sequence ATGTTTAAAGTAATTGTATTGTGTTTTTTTCTTATAATTGGATGCGGACAGCAGGAAGCAAATGTTACAGATGATTCCAAGAAAGCACCTGCAGAGGAGAAATCTCAGGTTACTCAAAAAAAGCAGCCCGTACTCAAAATTAACAATAATGCTTATTATGTTGAAGATATAATAAACTACGCTTACTATACCCTCTCTGAAATGAATGAAGAAAATAAAAACAACCCGGAAGTTAAAAAAGAGATTATTGAAAATTTTATTGATCATAAGCTTCTTTTGAAAAAGGCGGAAAACAGTGGTATAACTGTCGACGATACTAAAGTTAAAAGGGTCTTGGATAACTTTAAATCAGCTTTCGGTAAAGAAAATCTCAGTACATATACCAATAAACCTGTTCTTGATATCAGAAGACTGAGTAATGTTATAAAAGAGCAGCTGATAATACAAAAATTTTTAGCTGAGAAGCTTAAAAATATTAAACTGGAAGAAAAAGATCTGAAAAATTATTACGATGAATTTGTAAAAAGATATAAAGGTGTGACTTTATATCATATATACCATCTGGTAGCCGATAATGCCGAGAGTGCCGGAAAAGCCAGGCAGCTTATGAGGCAGAGGCATGCATTCAGCGATGTGGCAAAGAAATTTTCTGTGGGCCCTCTGAAGGAGGAGGGTGGTGATATGGGTTATGTCGATATAAGCAATTACCCCGCGCCATTCCAGCAGGTCAAAGAAATGCGGATAGGAAGCGTAAGCAGTGTGATAAAGTCCGATTACGGCTATCATATTTTTAAACTGGTGGATATAAAAAGAAATATCCGGCCTGATTTTAAGGAAATCAAAAGTAAACTTTACTCGGAATTGTTTATCAAAAGACAAGATGAGTTATTGGATAATTTAACGAAGGAGTTACGGTCAAATGCGAAAATTACTATCAGTGACAATGTTAGCTTTGTTCTTAGTCCAAAGCCCCCTGAACGCTCAGATAATTGA
- a CDS encoding D-sedoheptulose-7-phosphate isomerase — MEKYVSDIFGEVSETINKFIAESSYQLVEIATHIASCFESGGKLMIFGNGGSAADAQHIAAEFVNRFRMERPPLPAISLSTDTSVITSVGNDYDFDEIFEKQLMALCKPEDIAWGISTSGNSPNVLKGLRFCAKEEISTLGFAGRDGGKMNGLCDFMLTIPSDNTARIQEVHIIAAHVICALVDEILFGRFNPDIVG, encoded by the coding sequence ATGGAAAAGTATGTGAGTGATATTTTCGGTGAAGTAAGTGAAACTATAAATAAGTTTATTGCAGAATCATCTTATCAGCTTGTCGAAATTGCCACACATATTGCATCTTGTTTTGAATCCGGCGGCAAACTGATGATTTTTGGTAACGGCGGTTCTGCTGCCGATGCTCAGCATATTGCCGCGGAATTTGTCAACAGATTTAGAATGGAGAGACCTCCGCTGCCCGCAATTTCTTTGTCAACCGATACTTCGGTTATAACATCTGTTGGTAACGATTACGATTTTGATGAAATATTTGAAAAACAGCTGATGGCTCTTTGTAAACCGGAGGATATTGCATGGGGGATTTCAACCAGCGGGAACTCTCCGAATGTTCTAAAGGGGCTCAGGTTTTGCGCTAAGGAAGAGATTTCAACTCTGGGTTTTGCCGGTCGTGACGGAGGTAAAATGAACGGTTTATGTGATTTTATGCTTACCATCCCTTCTGATAACACAGCAAGGATTCAGGAGGTTCATATAATAGCTGCCCATGTCATTTGTGCTCTTGTGGATGAGATACTTTTTGGCAGATTTAATCCGGATATAGTGGGGTAA
- a CDS encoding peptidylprolyl isomerase has protein sequence MLALFLVQSPLNAQIIDKILAVVGDEVITKYEVESFNPERVKQIYSIENEEKKDKILQEYYDNVLDFLVKQYKIEIAAKREGVEVTEAETNAALQDVLTKNNVSMMQLKSALKERGLTLAKYKWQIKMDILKSRIMSRIIAPMVVVTNEDIRDYIDEHPEMDLSDKYELRMIEVKNKDEFKKMKDYLESHSFSDTAIKFSKAASAKSGGYIGFVSPDQVAEVIQKKLENAKAGDVFRVNNDNSIQLFKVESFSSKYDVDNKTREEIVSKIREKKLQNVYENWLEEHSETIYVKYKY, from the coding sequence ATGTTAGCTTTGTTCTTAGTCCAAAGCCCCCTGAACGCTCAGATAATTGATAAGATACTGGCGGTTGTCGGCGATGAAGTGATTACCAAATATGAGGTGGAATCATTTAACCCGGAAAGGGTTAAGCAGATTTATTCTATTGAAAATGAAGAAAAGAAGGATAAAATACTTCAGGAGTACTATGATAATGTACTCGATTTTCTTGTGAAACAGTACAAGATTGAAATTGCAGCAAAGAGAGAAGGGGTGGAAGTTACAGAGGCAGAAACCAACGCCGCTTTACAGGATGTTTTAACCAAAAATAATGTCAGTATGATGCAACTGAAATCGGCCCTTAAAGAGCGGGGGCTAACTCTTGCCAAATATAAGTGGCAGATTAAAATGGATATATTGAAATCCAGAATAATGAGCAGAATTATTGCTCCAATGGTTGTTGTTACTAACGAAGATATAAGGGATTATATAGATGAGCATCCTGAAATGGATTTGTCAGACAAGTATGAACTGAGAATGATTGAAGTTAAAAACAAGGATGAATTTAAAAAGATGAAAGATTATTTGGAAAGTCATTCCTTTTCGGATACGGCGATTAAGTTTTCAAAAGCTGCTTCTGCAAAATCCGGGGGATATATCGGTTTTGTAAGTCCGGATCAGGTTGCTGAAGTTATTCAGAAGAAACTGGAAAATGCCAAAGCCGGAGATGTTTTCCGCGTCAATAATGATAACAGTATTCAGTTATTTAAGGTGGAGTCGTTTTCCAGTAAATATGATGTTGATAATAAGACAAGAGAGGAAATCGTTTCAAAAATAAGGGAAAAAAAGCTGCAAAACGTTTATGAAAACTGGCTTGAAGAGCACAGTGAAACGATATATGTTAAATACAAGTATTGA
- the mfd gene encoding transcription-repair coupling factor — protein MKGYTHLWGASKLHFLKENLVDDNSLNIIIVDDPAAYEKIVNEANFFLPHLNPVSLPPYFQEPFELARVLPEIFTKRANALNAVLNKETSLVITTLYGLLKKLPPKDVFLSSILDIEIGTEITREEFIYYLDILGFVNVEIVDGIGEYAFRGDIFDLLPPGYDLPVRIEFFDDDVEQIYLYKPDTQRKVENLEKIKLMPATEGVFETEEFKRALKGRRELEEAELFGKFAGFHWFAPLVYDKMDSFFDYTRQDIKLYFLSESGKNYISDFYDWISEKSGSREEELVLSNFVSKNVLNDIDENSFAYLVELDTSEDLTRPDYGSPRLKLGVSKNVYESLDKFIHTLKSLLNEKYTVIAAIGSSKFYSLLKQFCEDYSVGITEISHLDEAKIPSFYVYRDTITGGFTDQKTRTAFFSDEDIFGFSKKRKKSRNKEVFKTSLSDLSAGDYIVHVDYGIGIFKGLVHKSIGGIESDFLELEYDKGEILYVPLESINLIQKYVGSGESSPRISSLQSSKWSKLKNQAKKSAKKLAMDLLKLYAERKALNGFSFQNDGFLVRELENSFLFEETEDQLSAILDVYRDMEADYPMERLVCGDVGFGKTEVAVRAAGKAVAAGKQVAVLAPTTVLTRQHFESFRQRFNDLPVKIDYVSRLKTSKEIKKTLKKVADGEVDILIGTHRLLSTDVHFNDLGLLVIDEEQRFGVAHKEKISDMRCNIDVLTLTATPIPRTLQLSISGIRDISVIETPPADRLPIITKIVRQDGNIGKLIENEMKRGGQVYFLHNNVKDIVNTASWVQSMAPYARVDIAHGQMSSIQLEKALIKFYEGETDVLVCTTIIENGVDIPNANTIIVNSAGNFGLAQLYQLKGRVGRSDKRAYCYLVVDNLEALNQVAKKRLQIIQQLSDLGSGFKIASYDLQLRGAGDLLGAEQSGFVTNIGYELYLQMVHDAVKELQGKGGIKNEVEIQSNVSYYIPAEYVPNPETRMNYYNRISGITEKDDVDNYMEEFQTIYGDTPEPVKNLLKIFYIKNLASGCGVIKLTIFSSKMKISFDKNVTLEPAIILNLISELQLKANFNSEYEISIVSKENDILETSIVFFERLAEIFSLEKSYA, from the coding sequence ATGAAAGGTTATACTCATTTATGGGGTGCATCCAAACTCCATTTTTTAAAAGAAAATTTGGTTGATGATAATTCGCTGAATATAATAATTGTTGACGATCCGGCTGCTTATGAAAAGATTGTCAATGAAGCGAACTTCTTTTTGCCACATCTTAATCCTGTCTCATTGCCACCTTATTTTCAGGAGCCTTTTGAATTGGCAAGAGTTTTGCCGGAAATTTTTACCAAACGCGCAAATGCCCTTAATGCGGTTTTAAATAAGGAGACTTCTCTTGTTATTACAACTTTGTATGGTCTGTTAAAAAAACTTCCGCCAAAAGACGTATTTCTTTCTTCCATTTTGGATATTGAAATAGGCACGGAAATTACAAGAGAAGAATTTATATATTACCTGGACATTTTAGGATTTGTTAATGTTGAAATTGTTGACGGTATAGGTGAGTATGCATTCAGAGGAGATATCTTCGACCTGCTGCCGCCGGGGTATGATCTGCCGGTGAGGATTGAATTTTTTGATGACGATGTTGAGCAGATTTACCTTTATAAACCTGATACCCAACGAAAAGTTGAAAACCTGGAAAAGATAAAACTAATGCCTGCAACTGAAGGTGTTTTTGAAACGGAAGAATTTAAAAGAGCACTAAAAGGACGGCGGGAACTTGAGGAGGCCGAACTTTTCGGTAAGTTTGCAGGCTTTCACTGGTTTGCACCTCTTGTTTATGACAAGATGGACAGCTTTTTCGATTATACCCGGCAGGATATTAAGCTTTATTTTCTATCGGAAAGCGGGAAGAACTATATAAGTGATTTTTACGACTGGATTTCGGAAAAGTCTGGATCCCGGGAAGAAGAGCTTGTTTTATCCAATTTTGTCTCCAAAAATGTTTTAAATGATATTGATGAGAACTCTTTTGCTTATCTTGTAGAGCTTGATACTTCTGAAGATCTTACAAGACCGGATTATGGAAGCCCAAGGCTTAAACTGGGTGTTTCCAAAAATGTTTACGAATCGCTGGATAAGTTCATACATACCTTGAAAAGTCTGTTAAATGAAAAATATACCGTTATTGCTGCAATAGGGAGCAGCAAATTTTACAGTCTGCTAAAGCAGTTCTGTGAAGACTACAGTGTAGGCATAACGGAAATTTCACATTTAGATGAGGCGAAAATACCTTCTTTTTATGTTTACAGAGATACAATAACCGGTGGTTTCACAGACCAGAAAACACGGACAGCATTTTTTTCAGATGAGGATATCTTCGGTTTTTCCAAAAAAAGAAAAAAAAGCAGAAACAAAGAGGTTTTTAAAACTTCACTTTCCGATCTTTCTGCAGGAGATTATATCGTTCATGTGGATTACGGTATTGGAATTTTTAAAGGGCTTGTTCACAAATCAATAGGAGGCATTGAATCCGATTTTCTGGAACTTGAGTACGATAAAGGTGAAATATTATATGTACCGCTGGAATCTATTAACCTCATCCAAAAGTATGTGGGATCAGGGGAATCTTCTCCCCGTATAAGCAGTCTTCAAAGCTCAAAATGGAGTAAGTTAAAAAATCAGGCTAAGAAAAGTGCTAAAAAGCTGGCAATGGATTTGTTGAAGCTTTATGCGGAAAGAAAAGCATTAAACGGTTTTTCCTTTCAAAATGACGGCTTTTTGGTCAGGGAGCTTGAAAACAGTTTCTTATTTGAGGAAACGGAGGACCAGCTTTCAGCTATACTGGATGTTTACAGAGACATGGAAGCTGATTATCCTATGGAGCGCTTGGTTTGCGGTGATGTTGGTTTTGGAAAAACGGAAGTAGCGGTCAGGGCTGCCGGTAAGGCTGTTGCCGCCGGAAAACAAGTGGCTGTTCTGGCTCCGACAACAGTTCTGACAAGGCAGCATTTTGAATCATTCAGGCAGAGGTTCAACGATCTCCCCGTTAAGATTGATTATGTAAGCAGGTTGAAGACCTCAAAAGAAATTAAAAAGACATTAAAAAAGGTTGCAGATGGCGAGGTGGACATACTGATAGGAACACACCGCCTTCTTTCCACAGATGTGCATTTTAACGATTTGGGGCTTCTTGTTATAGATGAGGAACAGCGGTTTGGTGTGGCTCATAAAGAGAAAATAAGTGATATGAGATGCAATATCGATGTTTTGACACTAACAGCCACGCCTATTCCGAGAACACTTCAGCTCTCCATTTCGGGGATAAGAGATATCAGTGTTATCGAAACCCCGCCGGCTGACAGACTGCCGATTATTACAAAAATAGTAAGGCAGGATGGAAATATCGGAAAATTAATAGAAAATGAAATGAAAAGGGGCGGGCAGGTTTATTTTCTCCATAACAATGTTAAGGATATTGTCAATACGGCTTCCTGGGTACAATCGATGGCACCGTATGCCCGGGTGGATATTGCCCACGGTCAGATGAGCTCCATCCAGCTGGAAAAAGCCCTGATAAAGTTTTACGAAGGGGAAACTGATGTGCTTGTATGTACTACCATTATAGAAAACGGTGTTGACATACCCAATGCCAACACAATTATTGTTAATTCTGCAGGTAATTTCGGGCTTGCACAGCTTTATCAGCTGAAGGGCAGGGTTGGAAGGTCAGACAAAAGGGCTTACTGTTATCTCGTGGTGGATAATCTTGAAGCGTTGAATCAGGTTGCAAAAAAACGGCTGCAGATTATACAACAGCTGTCAGATCTTGGAAGCGGTTTTAAAATTGCCTCCTACGATTTGCAGCTGAGAGGTGCCGGAGATCTGCTTGGTGCTGAACAGTCCGGATTTGTGACAAATATAGGGTATGAATTATACCTTCAGATGGTTCACGATGCAGTAAAGGAACTTCAGGGTAAAGGCGGGATTAAAAATGAAGTGGAGATACAATCGAATGTTTCATACTATATTCCGGCTGAATATGTTCCCAATCCGGAAACAAGAATGAATTATTATAACAGGATATCTGGAATAACTGAGAAAGATGATGTTGATAATTATATGGAGGAGTTCCAAACGATTTACGGTGATACTCCGGAACCGGTAAAAAACCTTTTGAAAATCTTTTATATAAAGAACCTGGCTTCGGGATGCGGAGTAATTAAATTAACCATATTCAGCAGTAAGATGAAAATCTCTTTCGACAAAAATGTAACCCTTGAACCGGCTATTATTCTAAATTTAATCAGTGAACTGCAGCTGAAAGCAAATTTCAATTCTGAGTATGAAATCAGCATTGTGAGCAAAGAGAACGATATTCTTGAAACTTCCATTGTTTTTTTTGAAAGGCTGGCGGAGATATTTTCCCTTGAGAAATCATATGCATAA
- a CDS encoding glycosyl transferase codes for MPDFYQNRLITTLQKLKDRPVDDIEDEIVKFSRRRKIALLLPALYSEFEKPAMHKIIEELKKISFIETVVLSLDQANEAQFRKVREYMSVLPQNVKILWNHGERIQNLYTELIDEGFPLNIPGKGRVVWMGMGYLLADSKHYAIALHDCDIVNYKRELLARLVYPVVHRGLNFEFNKGYYARVTDRLYGRVMRLFYTPIIRALKKIIGFDNKFLDYMDGFRYALSGEFALIRELATGIRISPTWGLEVSLLSEVYQNTSIKRISQTEVMETYEHKHSELSKDDPNSGLLRMATDIAKTLFRILAQDGITMSEAFFKTLLATYFQEARGAVESYNALALLNGLHFDRHKEIRSVETFALAIENAKKEYMENPIGVRLISPWARVDSALPNFAEKLIECVEADNS; via the coding sequence ATGCCAGATTTTTATCAGAATCGACTGATTACTACATTGCAAAAGCTAAAAGACAGGCCTGTTGATGATATTGAGGATGAAATCGTCAAATTTTCCAGAAGACGTAAAATTGCCCTGTTGCTTCCGGCTTTATATTCCGAATTTGAAAAACCGGCAATGCACAAAATTATAGAGGAATTAAAAAAGATTTCTTTTATTGAAACGGTTGTGCTTTCACTTGATCAGGCAAATGAAGCTCAGTTCAGAAAGGTCAGGGAATATATGTCGGTATTGCCTCAAAATGTAAAAATACTGTGGAATCATGGCGAGCGAATACAGAATCTTTATACGGAGCTTATTGATGAGGGATTTCCTCTTAATATTCCGGGCAAGGGGAGAGTAGTCTGGATGGGAATGGGTTATCTTTTAGCTGATTCCAAACATTATGCCATTGCTTTGCATGACTGTGATATTGTTAATTATAAAAGAGAGCTCCTTGCAAGACTTGTGTATCCTGTGGTGCACAGAGGACTTAATTTCGAATTTAACAAAGGTTATTATGCGAGGGTTACGGACAGACTTTACGGCAGAGTTATGCGGTTGTTTTATACGCCAATTATAAGGGCACTGAAGAAAATTATAGGTTTTGATAATAAATTTTTGGATTATATGGACGGCTTCAGATACGCTCTTTCCGGTGAGTTTGCACTTATCAGGGAGCTTGCAACAGGGATACGAATTTCGCCAACCTGGGGGCTGGAGGTGTCACTGTTAAGTGAAGTCTATCAAAATACCTCTATTAAACGTATCTCCCAGACAGAGGTCATGGAAACATATGAGCATAAACACAGTGAGCTTTCCAAAGATGACCCCAACAGCGGTCTGCTGAGGATGGCGACGGATATAGCCAAGACACTTTTTAGGATTTTGGCCCAGGACGGCATAACAATGTCCGAAGCTTTTTTCAAGACTCTGTTGGCTACATATTTTCAGGAAGCACGGGGTGCCGTTGAATCCTACAATGCTCTTGCTTTACTGAACGGCCTGCATTTTGACCGACATAAGGAGATCAGATCTGTTGAAACGTTTGCATTGGCGATTGAGAATGCAAAAAAGGAGTATATGGAAAATCCAATCGGTGTTAGATTAATTTCTCCATGGGCAAGGGTGGATTCTGCTCTGCCCAATTTTGCTGAAAAACTTATTGAGTGCGTGGAGGCGGATAATTCATAG
- the rfaE2 gene encoding D-glycero-beta-D-manno-heptose 1-phosphate adenylyltransferase — protein sequence MAKIFKDWHELKKELSDIRKGREVVLTNGCFDIVHLGHLRYLQHSAEAGDYLVVALNSDDSVKKLKGDTRPINKLDERMEFISYIRGVDFVTCFSGDTPYDLIKFIRPDVLVKGGDWPIESIVGVDIVTAGGGRVESLKFEEGYSTTSIIEKIVKIYC from the coding sequence TTGGCAAAAATTTTCAAAGACTGGCATGAACTAAAGAAAGAATTATCAGACATCAGAAAAGGGAGAGAGGTTGTTTTGACAAACGGCTGTTTTGATATAGTACATCTCGGACACTTAAGATATCTCCAGCATTCCGCTGAAGCCGGCGATTATCTTGTTGTTGCTTTGAACTCAGACGATTCTGTGAAAAAACTGAAAGGTGATACAAGGCCCATTAATAAACTTGATGAAAGAATGGAGTTTATTTCATATATAAGAGGGGTGGATTTTGTCACCTGTTTCAGCGGTGATACTCCCTATGATTTGATTAAATTTATAAGACCGGATGTATTGGTTAAAGGCGGAGACTGGCCCATTGAATCGATAGTGGGAGTGGACATTGTTACTGCTGGCGGCGGCAGAGTGGAATCTCTGAAATTTGAAGAGGGGTATTCCACAACCTCGATTATAGAAAAAATAGTGAAGATATACTGCTAA
- a CDS encoding PhoH family protein translates to MSVNYVLDTNVLLYDPMAVYGFNGDVVNIPITVIEEIDIFKKNMDQTGYNARYISRFLDELRLKGDLSRGVKIENDTVIRVNICEGEASQKISEDLIKDKTDNLILSVAKWLQENESLDVIFVTKDANLRIKSDVLGIKTTDYEKDKVDTESYLEGTRKVYVSDEIIDRIYKEKKYNFDEQFVPNEYFCVLSKTDEKKSVLMRYSEKHSSSVIIDTYESGVWGIFARNMEQRFAYDALLNDEIKLVSLLGIAGTGKTLLAIAAGLLKVVDNQAYRKLLVSRPIFPMGKDLGYLPGEIKEKMTPWMQPVYDNLSLILDSRDTNETYGTLFDQNMIEIEALTYIRGRSIPYQFFIVDEAQNLTPHEIKTILTRAGEGTKIVLTGDPNQIDNPYIDYHTNGLTYVMDRFYGDPIAASVALQKGERSELATKAAQKL, encoded by the coding sequence ATGTCTGTAAACTATGTGTTAGATACCAATGTTCTTTTATATGATCCAATGGCAGTTTACGGCTTTAACGGTGATGTGGTTAATATTCCGATAACAGTTATTGAAGAGATAGATATATTTAAAAAGAACATGGACCAAACGGGGTATAATGCCCGGTATATAAGCAGATTTTTAGACGAATTAAGGCTAAAGGGTGATTTAAGCAGGGGAGTTAAAATAGAAAATGATACTGTTATCAGGGTGAACATATGTGAAGGCGAGGCTTCTCAAAAGATTTCTGAGGATCTTATTAAAGACAAAACTGACAATTTAATACTTTCTGTTGCTAAATGGCTTCAGGAAAACGAATCTCTTGATGTTATTTTTGTGACGAAAGATGCAAATCTGCGTATTAAGTCAGATGTTCTCGGCATAAAAACCACTGATTACGAGAAAGATAAAGTAGATACGGAATCTTACCTGGAGGGTACCAGAAAAGTTTATGTTAGTGATGAGATTATCGACCGGATTTATAAAGAAAAGAAATATAATTTTGATGAGCAGTTTGTTCCTAATGAGTATTTCTGCGTTTTAAGTAAGACTGACGAGAAAAAATCTGTATTGATGAGATACAGCGAAAAACATTCTTCATCAGTCATTATTGATACTTATGAAAGCGGTGTTTGGGGTATTTTTGCCAGAAATATGGAACAGCGCTTTGCTTATGATGCTTTACTTAACGACGAAATAAAACTGGTTTCACTTCTTGGTATAGCCGGGACAGGCAAGACACTTCTCGCTATTGCCGCAGGTCTTTTGAAAGTAGTGGATAATCAAGCATACAGAAAACTTCTTGTATCAAGACCTATATTTCCTATGGGTAAAGATCTGGGTTATCTGCCGGGGGAAATAAAAGAAAAAATGACACCCTGGATGCAGCCCGTTTACGATAATTTGAGCCTGATCCTGGACAGCAGAGATACAAATGAAACTTATGGAACGCTTTTTGATCAGAATATGATTGAAATTGAAGCTCTGACATATATTAGAGGCAGAAGTATCCCTTATCAGTTTTTTATTGTGGATGAGGCACAAAACCTTACTCCTCACGAGATTAAAACAATTTTGACAAGGGCCGGGGAAGGTACGAAGATAGTGCTGACAGGGGATCCTAATCAAATTGATAATCCTTATATTGATTATCATACCAACGGTCTGACTTATGTTATGGACAGATTTTATGGAGATCCCATAGCTGCTTCCGTAGCACTGCAAAAGGGTGAGCGCTCAGAGTTGGCTACAAAGGCAGCCCAAAAGCTTTAA